The Chitinophaga niabensis genomic interval TTACTTTGCTAAAACTACTGCTGCAAAGGTCTTTTCAATATTTGGGTTCTTGCTCTTCTTCCTACCTCTATTTTTTTATTCAACAGGGGATTTATTTATAGACGAAACAGGAAATCTACGATTAGAAAATCTTTATTTTCTACAGTTCTTGTTAGCAGGAATTGCAGCAGGTGTGTTGCTTACTGTAATAGAACTTATGAAAGCAAAAGCCCCGAAATATATGTAGTGCCCTCTATAAGTGTCTAACTTTTTGGGACACTACAAAGATATCAGTATGAACTTAATCCACATTTAGCTAGTGAACTAATGATGCTAAATTTGAGTTATATCGCCTATGCTATGAAGAATATTCAAAACTTCCGAGGAAATATTTAAGCAGTTATAAAAAGAGTTTTTAAAAAAAGGTAACTACTATATTCAAGCCATTGGATGAATCTCTGCTTGATTACAGAAACAAAAAAGTCTTGGAAGCACAAGGCTCCCAAGACTTTTCTAATATCTAAAGTCAGCAATTATGCACTGCAGGTAACACAACCTTCTTCCATCGTGCACACAGCCCCTTCAGGAACTTCCAGCTCCATCACATCTCCGGAATTAACTACAGGTACCATGTTCTGGCCACCTTGTTTTTCCACCGTGAACTGAACCGCTTGCGTAGCAGCTTGTGTACGCAGGTAGTACATACCGGTTTTGAGACCTTTCTTCCAGGCGTAGAAGTGCATAGAAGTAAGTTTGGATGCAGATGGTGTATCTACGAACAGGTTGAGACTTTGTGACTGGCAGATGAATGCGCCACGGTCTGCCGCCATATCAATGATCGTACGTTGTTTGATCTCCCATACTGTTTTGTACAGTTCCTTGATATTGGATGGGATCTCAGCAATATTCTGTACGGAACCATTAGCTGCGATGATCTTGTTCTTCATGTCATTATCCCACAGGCCCAGTTCTACCAGGTCTTTCAGCAGGTGTTTGTTCACTACCACAAACTCACCGCTCAATACACGGCGGGTGTAGATGTTGGAAGTGTATGGCTCAAAGCACTCGTTGTTACCCAGGATCTGAGAAGTAGAGGCAGTTGGCATAGGTGCCAGCAACAGGGAGTTGCGTACACCATGTTTCTTGATCTCTGCTTTCAGGCCAGCCCAATCCCAGCGTGGAGATGGAGTAACGCCCCACATATCATATTGCAGGATGCCTTTGGAAACAGGAGAACCTTCGTATGTTTCATATGCACCATCTTTCGCAGCGAGGTCTTTAGAAGCAGTCAATGCAGCAAAGTAGATGGTTTCAAAGATCTCTTTATTCAGTTGTTGAGCCTGTGCGCTTTCAAATGGATAGCGCAACAGGAAGAACGCATCGGCCAAACCTTGTACACCCAGGCCGATAGGACGGTGACGCATGTTACTGCGGCGTGCTTCTTCAACAGGGTAGTAGTTGGTATCGATGATCACGTTCAGGTTCAGTGCAGCCTGGTAAGTTACATCATACAATTTCTGATGATCGAACTTGCCATCGATCACAAAGCGTGGTAATGCCAGTGATGCGAGGTTACATACGGCTACTTCATCAGGAGAAGTGTACTCGATGATCTCTGTGCAAAGGTTGGAACTCTTGATAGTACCCAGGTTCTGCTGGTTGGATTTGCGGTTGGCAGAATCTTTATACAGCAGGTAAGGTGTACCGGTTTCGATCTGTGCATCGAGGATAGCGAACCAGAGGTCCTGTGCTTTTACGGTTTTACGTGCGCGGCCTTCTTTTTCGTATTGTGCGTACAGTTTTTCGAATTCTTCACCCCATGTATCTGCCAGTCCTGGTGCTTCGTGAGGGCAGAACAGGCTCCAGTCTCCACCAGCTTCAACACGTTGCATGAAGAGGTCTGGCATCCAGAGGGCATAGAACAGATCGCGCGCGCGCATTTCTTCTTTACCGTGGTTTTTACGGAGGTCAAGGAATTCAAATACATCAGCATGCCATGGCTCCAGGTAGATAGCGAAAGCGCCTTTGCGTTTTCCACCGCCCTGATCTACATAACGTGCAGTATCATTGAATACACGCAACATGGGGATGATACCATTAGAAGTACCATTGGTACCACTGATGTAAGAGCCTGTTGCGCGGATATTGTGAATGCTTAAACCTATGCCACCAGCACTCTGAGAGATCTTGGCAGTTTGTTTCAGTGTATCATAGATACCTTCAATGCTATCTCCCTGCATCGTCAGCAGGAAGCAGCTGCTCATTTGTGGTTTAGGCGTACCTGCGTTGAAGAGGGTAGGCGTGGCATGTGTGAACCAGCGCTCGCTCATCAGGTTATATGTTTTGATAGCAGCGTCGATATCATTTCTGTGGATACCAACAGATACACGCATGAACATATGCTGAGGGCGCTCAGCGATCTTGCCGTCTATTTTCAGCAGGTAAGAACGTTCCAGTGTTTTGAAACCAAAGTAGTCAAAAGCAAAGTCGCGGTCGTAGATGATCGTTGAATCCA includes:
- a CDS encoding ribonucleoside-diphosphate reductase subunit alpha, whose translation is MFVIKRDGRKESVKFDKITARVEKLCYGLAPEYVDSIDVAKKVIQGLYDGVTTTELDNLAAETAASLTTKHPDYAQLASRIAVSNLHKNTEKSFSKTMKKLYDYIDPKTGKPAGMLSDEVWEIIRDNADILDSTIIYDRDFAFDYFGFKTLERSYLLKIDGKIAERPQHMFMRVSVGIHRNDIDAAIKTYNLMSERWFTHATPTLFNAGTPKPQMSSCFLLTMQGDSIEGIYDTLKQTAKISQSAGGIGLSIHNIRATGSYISGTNGTSNGIIPMLRVFNDTARYVDQGGGKRKGAFAIYLEPWHADVFEFLDLRKNHGKEEMRARDLFYALWMPDLFMQRVEAGGDWSLFCPHEAPGLADTWGEEFEKLYAQYEKEGRARKTVKAQDLWFAILDAQIETGTPYLLYKDSANRKSNQQNLGTIKSSNLCTEIIEYTSPDEVAVCNLASLALPRFVIDGKFDHQKLYDVTYQAALNLNVIIDTNYYPVEEARRSNMRHRPIGLGVQGLADAFFLLRYPFESAQAQQLNKEIFETIYFAALTASKDLAAKDGAYETYEGSPVSKGILQYDMWGVTPSPRWDWAGLKAEIKKHGVRNSLLLAPMPTASTSQILGNNECFEPYTSNIYTRRVLSGEFVVVNKHLLKDLVELGLWDNDMKNKIIAANGSVQNIAEIPSNIKELYKTVWEIKQRTIIDMAADRGAFICQSQSLNLFVDTPSASKLTSMHFYAWKKGLKTGMYYLRTQAATQAVQFTVEKQGGQNMVPVVNSGDVMELEVPEGAVCTMEEGCVTCSA